Proteins co-encoded in one Acinetobacter lwoffii genomic window:
- a CDS encoding ABC transporter ATP-binding protein — protein sequence MQNTEFNTREYFDKIYSRPVILEAKQLTQKFSHGKTERTVLNALNLKIHKREFICVIGPSGCGKSTFSRVVAGLDPYSSGEILVDGQPITGPSPERGMVFQGYTLFPWKTVKENVMFGPRMKGQSSAAAEAQAREWINIIGLEKYENQYPHELSGGMKQRVAIARALVNEPKILLMDEPFGALDPHTRQKMQRHLMDLWQNIDITIIFVTHDMDEAILLADRIVALKANPGEIKEIIEVDLPRPRHPDVMLSPEFKQLRQRVDYLVHAEEDELDPALAELPVIPRMTKVSSNK from the coding sequence ATGCAAAACACTGAATTTAATACCCGCGAATACTTTGACAAGATTTATAGCCGTCCGGTGATTCTGGAAGCGAAGCAATTGACGCAAAAATTCAGTCATGGCAAAACCGAGCGTACGGTTTTAAATGCACTAAATTTGAAAATTCATAAGCGGGAGTTCATCTGTGTGATTGGGCCTTCCGGTTGCGGCAAGTCAACCTTTAGCCGTGTAGTCGCCGGTCTGGATCCTTATAGCAGTGGTGAGATTCTGGTGGATGGCCAGCCGATTACCGGCCCAAGTCCAGAGCGTGGCATGGTGTTCCAGGGCTATACCCTGTTTCCATGGAAAACCGTCAAGGAAAATGTCATGTTTGGCCCGCGCATGAAAGGCCAAAGTAGTGCAGCTGCCGAAGCGCAGGCACGTGAATGGATCAATATCATTGGTCTGGAAAAGTATGAAAACCAGTATCCGCATGAGCTGTCTGGCGGGATGAAACAGCGTGTCGCGATTGCCCGGGCTTTGGTCAATGAACCGAAGATCCTGTTGATGGATGAACCCTTTGGAGCACTCGATCCGCATACCCGGCAAAAAATGCAGCGTCATCTGATGGATCTTTGGCAAAATATCGACATCACCATCATTTTTGTGACTCACGATATGGATGAAGCCATTTTACTGGCCGACCGTATTGTGGCGCTGAAAGCCAATCCGGGTGAAATCAAGGAAATTATCGAAGTTGATCTACCTCGTCCACGCCATCCAGACGTCATGCTTAGTCCTGAATTTAAACAGTTAAGACAACGTGTCGATTATCTGGTGCATGCTGAAGAAGATGAACTGGATCCGGCACTAGCAGAACTGCCGGTCATTCCGCGTATGACCAAGGTCAGCAGCAATAAATAA
- a CDS encoding DMT family transporter yields MSFLYLSIAIIAEVIATSALKASNGFSVLWPSLATIAGYAVALFFLSLTMKTIPMGIAYAIWSGAGIILISTVGLLVFKQQLDLPALIGLAFMIIGIIFINVFSKSTQL; encoded by the coding sequence ATGTCTTTTTTATATCTTTCGATTGCCATTATTGCAGAAGTCATTGCCACTTCTGCATTGAAAGCTTCCAATGGTTTTAGCGTGCTCTGGCCTTCACTTGCCACAATTGCCGGTTATGCCGTTGCCCTGTTTTTCCTGTCACTGACCATGAAAACCATTCCGATGGGCATTGCCTATGCAATCTGGTCTGGTGCCGGCATTATCCTGATTTCAACGGTTGGCCTCTTGGTGTTTAAACAGCAACTGGATCTTCCCGCACTGATCGGTCTGGCATTTATGATTATTGGCATTATTTTTATCAATGTCTTTTCCAAAAGTACGCAGCTTTAA
- a CDS encoding ABC transporter permease, with protein sequence MSYVARELSQRNKLLFGLGSFLIPILIWCAVSYLPFIWHPQVQITDSGSVAYLQVESRIDKDQFFSAAQSAVDQGLAPPQGILVNPIYLPAPHEVAIALVTAFTTEPAQANAPWFHESLWHSIKLVFTAFFISSLVGIPLGILCGFSNKISQLIEPFVEFFRYLPAPAFGALAVAILGINDAPKIAIIVIGTLFQQILIIANTTRLVDRSLIEAGFTLGTNKLKSLLHVVIPAALPEIYRNLRVLLGWAWTYLIVAELIGSTSGITWFITQQARYQNFDNVFAAILIIGVIGLLCDVILMKLGQRLFKWKPGAN encoded by the coding sequence ATGAGTTACGTTGCACGTGAACTCAGTCAAAGAAATAAATTGCTGTTTGGCTTGGGGTCTTTTTTAATACCAATTTTAATTTGGTGTGCAGTCAGCTACTTGCCATTTATCTGGCATCCACAAGTCCAGATTACTGATTCAGGTAGTGTTGCCTATTTACAGGTCGAAAGTCGTATTGATAAAGACCAGTTTTTTTCTGCTGCGCAGTCTGCGGTAGATCAGGGTCTGGCTCCGCCGCAGGGTATTCTGGTCAACCCGATTTATCTGCCTGCACCACATGAAGTTGCGATTGCACTGGTCACGGCCTTTACCACGGAGCCTGCTCAGGCCAATGCACCCTGGTTTCATGAAAGTCTGTGGCACAGTATCAAGCTGGTCTTTACTGCGTTCTTTATTTCTTCCTTGGTCGGTATTCCACTCGGTATTTTATGCGGGTTTTCAAATAAAATTTCCCAGCTGATCGAACCCTTTGTCGAATTCTTCCGCTATTTGCCTGCTCCGGCCTTTGGTGCACTGGCAGTGGCAATTCTCGGAATTAATGATGCACCAAAAATTGCCATTATTGTGATTGGAACCTTGTTCCAGCAAATCCTGATTATTGCCAATACCACACGTCTGGTGGATCGCAGCCTGATCGAAGCCGGTTTTACTCTGGGCACCAATAAACTCAAAAGTCTGTTACATGTGGTGATTCCTGCCGCCCTGCCTGAAATTTACCGTAATCTGCGTGTGTTGCTCGGCTGGGCATGGACTTACCTGATCGTAGCAGAACTGATCGGCAGTACCTCAGGAATCACATGGTTTATTACCCAGCAAGCCCGCTATCAAAACTTTGATAATGTCTTTGCCGCGATCCTGATTATCGGTGTGATTGGTCTGCTGTGTGATGTGATTTTAATGAAACTGGGACAACGCTTATTTAAATGGAAACCGGGAGCCAACTGA
- a CDS encoding ABC transporter substrate-binding protein, with product MSTLEKTELNIGYIPLLDCVAILWAEKQGYFAEQGLTINLIREASWSSLRDRLAYGFLDAAHCLSAMLPAAALGTDQLQVALQTPLVLSVNQAFISLRQDLCYELGIQPEDDEQITSKKLVLALQQNHSINLAYVYKYSIHHYCLKEWLALTDPQLAKNIQLMTSPPPSMVKGIAEQVFDGFCVGEPWNIQAKLEGYSFIVAASQNVIPKVADKVLAMTQEWAEQHPFTVEAVVKAVQKAQDDLKQRSDLSDVWNMLVDYQIIQFECSAQRHVYDFYKIKNIIRNFVGESAKPKVDDFIWLLQQMQKWEDIEMTAAEKKQIAQQCIYSLQNQHADIIG from the coding sequence ATGTCCACATTAGAAAAAACTGAACTCAATATTGGCTATATTCCTTTACTTGATTGTGTTGCCATTCTCTGGGCTGAAAAACAGGGGTATTTTGCCGAGCAAGGATTAACCATCAATTTAATCCGCGAAGCCTCATGGTCAAGTTTGCGTGACCGTCTGGCCTATGGCTTTCTGGATGCTGCACATTGCCTGTCTGCCATGTTGCCCGCTGCTGCCCTGGGCACAGACCAGTTACAGGTGGCTTTACAAACCCCTCTAGTACTGAGTGTGAATCAGGCTTTTATTAGTCTGCGCCAAGATCTGTGTTATGAACTCGGCATCCAGCCTGAGGATGATGAACAGATTACCTCAAAGAAACTTGTACTGGCTTTACAACAGAATCATTCCATCAATCTGGCCTATGTTTATAAATATTCGATTCACCATTACTGTTTAAAAGAATGGCTGGCACTGACTGATCCACAACTGGCCAAGAATATCCAGCTGATGACCTCTCCACCGCCTTCTATGGTAAAAGGAATCGCAGAACAGGTATTTGATGGGTTTTGCGTGGGAGAACCCTGGAATATTCAGGCCAAACTTGAAGGCTATAGCTTTATTGTCGCTGCCAGCCAGAATGTCATTCCAAAAGTTGCCGATAAAGTCTTGGCCATGACCCAAGAATGGGCAGAACAGCATCCATTTACCGTAGAGGCAGTGGTCAAGGCTGTACAAAAAGCGCAGGATGATTTAAAGCAGCGCAGCGATTTATCAGACGTATGGAACATGCTGGTGGATTATCAGATTATTCAGTTTGAATGTTCCGCCCAGCGGCATGTCTATGACTTTTACAAAATCAAGAATATTATCCGGAATTTTGTTGGAGAAAGTGCCAAACCGAAAGTCGATGATTTTATCTGGCTTCTGCAGCAGATGCAGAAATGGGAAGATATTGAAATGACCGCAGCCGAGAAAAAACAGATTGCACAGCAGTGCATCTATAGCTTGCAAAACCAGCATGCAGACATTATTGGCTAA
- a CDS encoding isopenicillin N synthase family dioxygenase — protein sequence MQAQYVLPLVDISKLQSPDLADRIEVAHALDHACKEVGFLYLQGSQFNSDYAKALIEMAQSYFSQDLDTKMQHYIGKSKNHSGYVPIGEEQFAGNSYDLKEAYDVNYDYQGVRKDCPLLGPTLWPDHPDFKSIVSQYYSHLREISRQIFSAFALALGVREDFFESKITDAPSQLRLIHYPYNPEVQDAEGIGAHTDYECFTLLLPTAPGLQVLNKAGEWIDIPLIENTLVMNIGDMMEILSNGKYLATKHRVKKISEERYSFPLFCACNYDTVIEPVIHTENSKYSALIGGEHLFNQTAQTFQYLKQRIASGELILKNAVPLSSFGLEEQAETAS from the coding sequence ATGCAAGCGCAATATGTACTCCCACTGGTTGATATTTCAAAATTACAAAGTCCGGATTTAGCCGATCGTATTGAAGTTGCTCATGCTCTGGATCATGCCTGTAAAGAAGTCGGATTTCTTTATCTGCAAGGTAGCCAGTTTAATTCTGATTACGCCAAAGCCCTGATTGAAATGGCCCAGTCCTATTTTTCTCAGGATCTGGACACCAAAATGCAGCACTATATTGGCAAATCAAAAAACCATAGTGGCTATGTGCCGATTGGCGAAGAACAGTTTGCCGGCAACAGTTATGATTTAAAAGAAGCCTATGATGTCAATTATGATTATCAGGGGGTAAGAAAAGACTGTCCTTTACTTGGGCCCACCTTATGGCCAGACCATCCGGATTTCAAGTCTATTGTCAGCCAATACTATAGTCATCTGCGTGAGATCAGCCGGCAGATTTTTTCTGCCTTTGCACTGGCGTTGGGCGTTCGTGAGGACTTTTTTGAAAGCAAAATTACTGATGCACCAAGTCAGCTACGCTTGATTCATTATCCCTATAATCCGGAAGTGCAAGATGCCGAAGGCATTGGCGCACATACCGATTACGAATGCTTTACCTTGCTGTTACCCACCGCACCCGGCTTACAGGTTTTGAATAAAGCCGGCGAATGGATCGACATTCCTCTGATTGAAAATACCCTGGTGATGAATATCGGTGACATGATGGAAATTCTGTCGAATGGTAAATATCTCGCCACCAAGCACCGCGTGAAAAAGATCTCGGAAGAACGTTATTCATTCCCGCTGTTTTGCGCCTGCAATTATGACACCGTTATTGAACCGGTTATTCACACTGAAAATTCCAAATATTCTGCCCTGATCGGGGGTGAGCATCTGTTTAATCAGACCGCCCAGACCTTTCAATATTTAAAACAGCGCATTGCTAGCGGTGAACTGATCTTAAAAAATGCTGTACCACTTTCCTCTTTTGGACTTGAAGAACAGGCGGAGACAGCATCATGA
- the nirD gene encoding nitrite reductase small subunit NirD — protein MTILKDMNELNWYEVCNLDEITPNTGVAALIEDQQIAIFRVGQEQRVYALSNQDPFSLANVMARGILGDLQGERVVASPIYKQHFSLVTGRCLEEQEQKLLVFPTRIENGKVLVSPTPQKTYISSNGQNTERLKLVLIGNGLAGMRCLEDLLDMAPDRYDITVIGKEPWGNYNRIMLSPVLSGEKSFAEIMLHSADWYAEKGIRFIAGDAAIAIYRSRKQVHTQKGEVVAYDRLILATGSKPFMPPIPGAELEGVISFRDIQDVSRMLDYCKTRQNAVVIGGGLLGLEAAYGLKQQGMNVTVLHLMDRIMDRQLDMKASQMLKKSIEDKGIRIITEANTEELLGIDGHVTQLRLKDGTVLDADLVVFAVGIRPNKTLAEQAGLRCNRGVLVNDTMQTYDPSIYAVGECIEHRGQTFGLVEPLWGQAFICATHLAEHGRLTFKAPNVPTQLKVSGCDVFSAGNFEPQDDFEDIVLNDEKRQIYKRIIIQQDKVIGAVLFGDTEDGAWYAELIADQTPISNIRSKLLFGRDFALKKAG, from the coding sequence ATGACAATTTTAAAAGACATGAACGAACTGAACTGGTACGAAGTCTGCAATCTGGATGAGATCACTCCGAATACCGGTGTGGCAGCCCTGATTGAAGATCAGCAGATTGCAATTTTTCGCGTGGGTCAGGAACAGCGGGTTTATGCACTCAGCAATCAGGATCCGTTTAGTCTGGCCAATGTCATGGCACGTGGCATTCTGGGTGATCTGCAAGGTGAGCGTGTAGTCGCATCCCCAATTTACAAGCAGCATTTCAGTCTGGTGACCGGTCGTTGTCTGGAAGAACAAGAGCAGAAATTACTGGTATTTCCAACCCGAATTGAAAATGGCAAAGTTCTGGTGAGTCCGACTCCACAAAAAACTTATATTTCCAGTAATGGTCAAAACACAGAGCGCTTAAAACTGGTACTGATCGGGAATGGACTGGCGGGTATGCGTTGTCTGGAAGACTTGCTGGATATGGCGCCAGATCGTTATGACATTACCGTGATTGGGAAGGAGCCATGGGGCAATTACAACCGGATCATGTTGTCACCGGTATTGTCTGGTGAGAAAAGCTTTGCCGAAATTATGCTGCATTCAGCCGACTGGTATGCTGAAAAAGGCATTCGATTCATTGCTGGGGATGCTGCCATCGCTATCTACCGTTCGCGTAAACAGGTCCACACCCAAAAAGGCGAAGTCGTTGCTTATGACCGTCTGATCCTCGCGACCGGTTCCAAACCCTTTATGCCGCCAATTCCAGGTGCTGAACTTGAAGGCGTGATTAGCTTCCGGGATATTCAGGATGTTAGTCGCATGCTGGATTACTGCAAAACCAGGCAAAATGCCGTCGTGATTGGGGGCGGCCTGCTGGGGCTGGAAGCAGCTTATGGACTGAAGCAGCAGGGAATGAATGTGACTGTGCTGCATCTGATGGACCGTATTATGGATCGTCAACTGGATATGAAAGCCAGTCAAATGCTGAAAAAATCAATTGAAGATAAAGGTATCCGGATCATTACCGAAGCCAACACCGAAGAACTTCTCGGTATTGATGGTCACGTGACTCAACTGCGTTTAAAAGACGGGACAGTGCTGGATGCCGATTTGGTGGTCTTTGCCGTCGGGATTCGACCAAATAAAACTTTGGCTGAGCAGGCTGGCTTGCGCTGCAATCGTGGAGTACTGGTGAATGACACCATGCAGACCTATGACCCGAGTATTTATGCGGTGGGTGAATGTATTGAGCATCGTGGCCAAACCTTTGGACTGGTTGAGCCATTATGGGGACAGGCCTTTATCTGTGCGACACATCTGGCTGAACATGGCCGACTGACCTTTAAGGCACCGAATGTTCCGACCCAACTCAAGGTTAGCGGATGTGATGTCTTTTCAGCCGGAAATTTTGAACCTCAGGATGATTTTGAAGATATCGTGCTGAATGATGAAAAACGTCAGATTTATAAACGGATCATCATACAGCAGGACAAGGTCATTGGTGCGGTGCTATTTGGCGATACCGAAGATGGGGCTTGGTATGCAGAACTGATTGCAGACCAGACACCAATTAGTAATATCCGCAGCAAACTTCTTTTTGGTCGGGATTTTGCATTAAAAAAGGCAGGGTAA
- the nirB gene encoding nitrite reductase large subunit NirB — translation MKILMIGHGMVGHKFIESVLEQAGDDIELTILAEEPHLAYDRVHLTEYFSGKSVKDLSLCRSDFADAYGIDLRLNTKAVEIDQLHKTVTTSQGDVLSFDKLILATGSYAFVPPIPGNDRQNCFVYRTIEDLDAIRAASLNAKTGVVIGGGLLGLEAAKALRDLNLETHVVEFAPRLMAVQIDDLGGRVLRSKIEDLGVKVHTQKATSSIEDGDSTQHVMKFGDGSVLETDIILFSAGIRPRDELARQSGLLIGERGGIIINDYCQTSHPDIYAIGECALWDNKIYGLVAPGYDMARIAAKHVLGQESHAFAGADMSTKLKLMGVDVASIGDAHAMSPGALSYFYADEAAQVYKKIVVSADKTKLLGAVLVGCAKEYSDLLQMMLNGLAVPEQPESLIMPGFDQSTSKSGGSGIDLLPDSATICSCNNVSKADICSAIDGGATSLGALKKCTQAATACGGCAPLVTQVLKSELQRQGVTVNNHLCEHFAYSRQELYHLVRVHEIKTFSDLIQQHGHGMGCDICKPTVANILASCWNDFVLKPSHAGLQDSNDYYLGNIQKDGSYSIVPRVAGGEITPDGLITIGQIAKDYGLYTKITGGQRIDMFGAQVHQLPEIWEKLINAGFESGHAYGKSLRTVKSCVGSTWCRFGVDDSVGLAIFLENRYKGLRSPHKTKMAVSGCTRECAEAQSKDVGVIATEKGWNLYVCGNGGMKPRHAELLASDLDTPTLIKYIDRFFMFYIQTADRLQRTSVWRDNMEGGLDYLKDVIVHDSLGIAAELESRMQHVIGTYQDEWRTAIEDPEVRKRFKTFINAKVAEQNDPHIQFAPVRGQIRPKTEAERDLNRIPVVEA, via the coding sequence ATGAAAATTCTCATGATTGGGCATGGCATGGTGGGGCATAAATTCATCGAATCTGTACTGGAACAGGCCGGTGATGACATTGAGCTGACCATTTTGGCAGAAGAGCCACATTTAGCTTATGACCGGGTACATTTGACCGAATATTTCAGCGGCAAGTCGGTCAAGGATCTGAGTCTGTGTCGTAGTGATTTTGCCGATGCTTATGGCATTGATTTGCGACTTAATACTAAAGCGGTTGAAATTGATCAGCTCCATAAAACCGTCACCACCAGCCAGGGTGATGTGCTGAGTTTTGACAAGTTGATTCTCGCTACCGGTTCTTATGCCTTTGTGCCACCAATCCCGGGCAATGACCGTCAGAATTGCTTTGTTTATCGTACCATTGAAGATCTGGATGCCATTCGTGCAGCCAGTCTGAATGCCAAAACTGGCGTAGTGATTGGCGGCGGCTTGCTAGGGCTGGAAGCAGCGAAAGCCCTGCGAGATCTGAATCTGGAAACTCATGTCGTAGAATTTGCTCCGCGTCTGATGGCGGTGCAGATTGATGATCTGGGCGGCCGGGTACTGCGCTCTAAAATTGAAGACCTTGGTGTCAAGGTACATACTCAAAAGGCCACGTCAAGTATTGAAGATGGTGACAGCACTCAGCATGTAATGAAGTTCGGAGATGGTTCGGTGCTTGAAACCGATATCATCCTGTTCTCGGCCGGCATTCGTCCGCGTGATGAACTGGCGCGCCAAAGTGGTTTACTGATTGGTGAGCGTGGCGGCATCATCATTAATGATTATTGCCAGACCTCACATCCGGACATTTATGCCATTGGTGAATGTGCACTTTGGGACAATAAAATTTATGGTCTGGTTGCACCAGGCTATGACATGGCGCGGATCGCGGCAAAACATGTCCTAGGCCAAGAAAGTCATGCATTCGCTGGTGCAGACATGAGCACCAAACTCAAACTGATGGGCGTGGATGTTGCTTCTATTGGTGATGCACATGCCATGTCCCCAGGTGCTTTGAGCTATTTTTATGCTGATGAAGCCGCGCAGGTTTATAAAAAAATCGTGGTGTCAGCAGATAAGACCAAACTGCTGGGCGCGGTGCTGGTGGGATGTGCCAAAGAATATAGTGATCTTCTACAAATGATGCTGAATGGTCTGGCTGTACCGGAGCAACCGGAAAGCCTGATCATGCCGGGCTTTGATCAGTCAACCTCCAAATCAGGTGGCAGTGGCATCGATTTATTGCCTGACAGTGCGACCATCTGTTCCTGTAATAACGTTTCCAAAGCTGATATCTGTTCAGCCATTGATGGCGGTGCAACTTCATTGGGTGCACTGAAAAAATGCACCCAGGCTGCAACGGCGTGCGGTGGCTGTGCGCCACTGGTAACGCAGGTTCTCAAATCTGAATTACAACGTCAGGGTGTCACGGTGAACAATCACCTGTGCGAACATTTTGCCTATTCGCGTCAGGAACTGTATCACCTGGTACGCGTGCATGAAATCAAGACTTTCTCTGACCTGATTCAGCAACATGGGCACGGCATGGGCTGTGATATCTGCAAACCGACTGTAGCCAATATTCTGGCATCCTGCTGGAATGATTTTGTTCTGAAACCAAGTCATGCCGGTTTGCAGGATAGTAACGACTACTACCTCGGCAATATCCAGAAAGATGGTTCCTATTCGATTGTGCCACGTGTGGCAGGCGGCGAGATTACTCCGGATGGCCTGATTACCATCGGTCAGATCGCCAAAGATTATGGTTTATATACCAAAATCACGGGCGGACAACGAATTGACATGTTTGGTGCACAGGTACATCAACTGCCTGAAATCTGGGAGAAACTGATCAATGCCGGTTTCGAGTCCGGACATGCCTACGGCAAATCCTTACGTACGGTGAAATCTTGCGTGGGTAGTACCTGGTGCCGTTTTGGAGTCGATGATTCTGTCGGCTTGGCGATTTTCCTGGAGAATCGTTATAAAGGCCTGCGTTCACCACATAAAACCAAAATGGCAGTATCCGGCTGTACCCGTGAATGTGCAGAAGCACAGAGCAAGGATGTCGGTGTCATTGCCACGGAAAAAGGCTGGAATCTATATGTATGCGGAAATGGCGGCATGAAACCGCGCCATGCTGAACTGCTCGCCTCGGATCTGGATACTCCCACACTCATCAAATATATCGACCGCTTCTTTATGTTCTATATCCAGACAGCAGACCGTCTGCAGCGCACCAGTGTGTGGCGTGACAATATGGAAGGTGGGCTGGACTATCTGAAAGATGTCATTGTGCATGATTCGCTCGGCATTGCCGCTGAACTGGAAAGCCGTATGCAGCATGTGATTGGCACTTATCAGGATGAATGGCGCACTGCGATTGAAGATCCTGAAGTGCGCAAACGCTTTAAGACTTTTATTAATGCCAAAGTAGCCGAGCAGAATGACCCGCATATTCAGTTTGCGCCTGTACGTGGCCAGATTCGTCCAAAGACAGAAGCTGAACGTGATTTAAACCGTATTCCAGTGGTTGAAGCCTAA
- a CDS encoding ANTAR domain-containing response regulator, giving the protein MSKLRIALIDDDLERAQFIQESLLSHDFQVVACLILNDLNMVHVKGIHADVILLNMDHPHRDIIESCVSQYELPTVLFTQNSNKDTIKSAIDAGITAYIVDGIDPTKLESILEISIEQFRKHKKLLNDLKETQDKLVDRKDIDKAKALLIQLHALTEEQAFALLRKNAMSHRITIGEMARRLLDAQKLLLGQ; this is encoded by the coding sequence ATGTCCAAATTACGAATTGCTCTTATTGATGATGATCTGGAGCGCGCCCAATTCATCCAGGAATCCTTACTTTCACATGATTTTCAGGTGGTGGCCTGTTTAATCCTGAATGACCTGAATATGGTACATGTTAAGGGTATTCATGCAGATGTGATCCTGCTGAATATGGATCATCCGCATCGGGATATTATTGAAAGCTGTGTCAGCCAATATGAACTTCCGACCGTGCTGTTTACCCAGAACTCCAATAAAGACACCATCAAGAGTGCGATTGATGCCGGAATCACGGCCTATATTGTCGATGGTATTGATCCCACGAAACTAGAAAGCATTCTGGAAATTTCAATTGAACAGTTTCGCAAACATAAAAAGCTGCTGAACGATTTAAAAGAAACCCAGGACAAGCTGGTTGACCGTAAAGATATCGATAAAGCCAAAGCCCTGCTCATCCAGCTGCATGCCTTAACGGAAGAACAAGCCTTTGCTTTATTGCGTAAAAATGCCATGAGTCACCGGATTACCATTGGTGAAATGGCCAGACGCTTACTGGATGCACAGAAGCTGTTACTGGGCCAATAA